ATAAGCGCGCAAGGCTATAGCTCGTTTACCTCCGGTAAAAATATAGCGGCGTATATCGGCTTCTAATTTAACGTATCGCGAGTAGTCGGTTCCTAAAATTTTAATGCCATCCTTGGCAGTTCCCATTGTTTTAAGTAAACTTTCAAGGGCAAAAATACTATTTCCCGAGAGGTCAATATTTCCTTTAAAGAAGGTAAAGTTTTTAACGCGGCTGAGGTCTTGGTTATTATATAAATAGCTGTAACTGCCACCGATTAGCAAGTTCTGGTCAAGAGTTAAAATGGCTAAATAGGTGTTTCGGGCTAAAAGTTCTAAAAAGGCATCGGTAAAATTGCGGTAGTTGATAAAACTAATGCTAATTGGGCTAATAATATGACGTTTGCGTTCGTTTTCTCTGAAGTCGTAACTGTACGAAAAATTATAGGCATTTAGGGTGTAGTAGGCTAACCTGCGCTGGTAATTATAACCGGCCTGAATTTGTGTTTTTGGCCGGAAATAAGGTGAACTGCGCTTGCTTTTAATAAATAATAATTTAGGAAAACTAAGGGTAAATGGGGTATTTATTTCGAGGGTGTTTAGCAGTTGAAGGGTATCTTTGGCCAAATTAAACTCAACAGCTACATAGGGCGAAAAACTAAACTGTTCGGCAGCTTTAAATGTATTTGGATTGCGGTATGAGCCTGTTAACGACAAACCTAACGACCTCGATGCTACCGTAGCTGAGTTGCTTTGCAAGTTATGAGCGCCGAACTCGGTAGTCAGCGCATGTTTTTTTACCGGAGTTAATAAAATAGAGCAGTCGAGGGTTGCCGAGTCGGTTGCCGATGGCTCGTAGCGCACATTTACAAACTGGTAAGTCCCCAAATCAAGTAAATGTCTTATAGTATATTCGTGGCGGCGTTGCGAGTATATACTTTTAGGTTTGACCAAAATAATATCGTTTAGCAGCGACGGTTTAACCGATGATTTGCCGTTTTCGCTGAGGTAAATAAAACTGCCAATGGTATCAGTTTGATATTTTTGGGCGTGCGAACCTGTGTAGTAAGGATATACTTTTACCTTGCCAATTTTGTATTGTATATGTTTGTTGTGGGGTTTTGCCGGATGTTTAAGTTCTAAGTATAAATTGACTTTGTGGTTAAAACTGCTGTCTAATTTAAAATGCAAGTACTGACGCCCAAAGTCAAAAAATCCGTTGTTGCGCATCACCGCATTTAGTCGGTCAATTTCTTTTTGTAACAAGGTGCCATCAAATTGCTGCCCTGTTTTTAAATAGGTGCCGCTTTTTGCATTTTTAAGAAGTTTGACGGCTAACGAAACAGAATCTTCCGGATAAAAGATTTCGTCAACTGAATACGGTTTAGGCAAATTAATATGGTAGGTAACAACTGTTTTCCGTTTCAATTTAATAAAGAAAAGCCTGCGGGCTGGTTGGGTGGTGAAGTGCACTTTTGCTCCAAAATACCCTTTGTTAAATAAATAGTTTTGCATGTTTTTAGCACTCAGGCCAATAGCTACGCTATCTACAAGGGCGGGGGGCTGACCAATATTCTTTTTAATCCATCCTAACGGGCCTTTGTTAAATGGGTAAAACCGATTATATACACTAAGCCTAAATTTAGCGAGGTTTAGAGCCTTGTCGTTGGGTTTTGGGTTGGCCAACAGGTACAAATTGTTATCGAAGTCGGTTTTGTTTTTTATTTTTTCTGAAGCCTTTACATCAAACTTATTTTTTTTAAGCAGCGTTTGCCCTTTGGGTACATGTCGCGCCGACCCACATCCGGATGCCAATACTAAATACAAAGTAAGGGTTAATCCGGTTAAAAAATACCAAAACGGGGTTGTTCTTTTAATTAGGTTGCGCATTATGCAGTTTTCAGGCGGCTAATCTTATTAATTAAGTAAATTTATAGGTAAAACAAAATTTACACTTGAAAGCTAATTGTTAGCGATGGGCAAAATTAGTTTTTTTTGTTTTGTTTGCCTCCATAAATACAGCTAAAAAGCTAAATAAAAGGCTTTTGTTAGGTTTTTATAAATAGCAGTAGGCTGCCCGTTTTGATGATATAAGCATATTTGGCTAACTAATGGGTTCTTACTTATGGCTGATGCGGGTTCTTGTTTTTTCAATTCTACTAAAATCCTTGCTGGTGGTTTGCCTTGCCGCGTAATTACTTGTATTATATGTTGAATGCACCACTGGTTTTTTTGTGCGTAAAATAGCAGTTGGTTTTGTTGTGCGATGGGCAAAATTAAATAAAATACAGCCTGTGGTTGGGCTAATTGCCCACTATAATAGAACAAAGAATTTAGGTTTAAATTTACTGTGTGCCGCGCTAATGCCCTGTCGTTTTTTGCTGGCAGCTTACTTTTGCTAAAATAAGGAGGGTTGGCAATAAAGGCATCGAAAAAAGGTGGCGGATTTGTAGTTTGCAAACTGTGGGGTAATACTTTTACCCTGTTTGCCCATGGCGAGGCAGCTATATTTTGAAGCGCTTGGTGGTAGGCGACTTCATGCGGCTCGATAGCGGTTATGTGTAAATGGGGGTGTTGCTGCGCTACCATAAGGGCCAAAATACCGGTTCCGGTGCCAATATCTAACACCTGCGAGGCATTGGCATTTATGCTTGCCCAAGCGCCTAATAACACACTGTCAATACTTATTTTCATGGGGCAGTTGTTTTGCTGTATGCTAAACTGCTTAAACGAAAAATGAGGATTGGACATGGTTTCTTATTTGCTCTATCATTTGATTTTATTGCCCTGTTTTTGGTTTTTTGACTTGTTCAGAACCTGTTCAGCCAAACCTCCGGAGTTAAACCAACAAGCTAAACCAAACGGGATTATAACCGTTGTTTGTATTTGTTAGTTCTCGTCAAAACTAAGTACTACCTTAGGTGTTTTGGGGTGCGACTGGCAAGTAAGTACATAGCCTTGTTCTACTTCTTCGGGTTCAAGGGCGTAGTTTACCT
The sequence above is drawn from the Sphingobacteriales bacterium genome and encodes:
- a CDS encoding BamA/TamA family outer membrane protein; protein product: MRNLIKRTTPFWYFLTGLTLTLYLVLASGCGSARHVPKGQTLLKKNKFDVKASEKIKNKTDFDNNLYLLANPKPNDKALNLAKFRLSVYNRFYPFNKGPLGWIKKNIGQPPALVDSVAIGLSAKNMQNYLFNKGYFGAKVHFTTQPARRLFFIKLKRKTVVTYHINLPKPYSVDEIFYPEDSVSLAVKLLKNAKSGTYLKTGQQFDGTLLQKEIDRLNAVMRNNGFFDFGRQYLHFKLDSSFNHKVNLYLELKHPAKPHNKHIQYKIGKVKVYPYYTGSHAQKYQTDTIGSFIYLSENGKSSVKPSLLNDIILVKPKSIYSQRRHEYTIRHLLDLGTYQFVNVRYEPSATDSATLDCSILLTPVKKHALTTEFGAHNLQSNSATVASRSLGLSLTGSYRNPNTFKAAEQFSFSPYVAVEFNLAKDTLQLLNTLEINTPFTLSFPKLLFIKSKRSSPYFRPKTQIQAGYNYQRRLAYYTLNAYNFSYSYDFRENERKRHIISPISISFINYRNFTDAFLELLARNTYLAILTLDQNLLIGGSYSYLYNNQDLSRVKNFTFFKGNIDLSGNSIFALESLLKTMGTAKDGIKILGTDYSRYVKLEADIRRYIFTGGKRAIALRAYAGLGIPYCNTPDCNAWLPYIKSFSAGGTSDIRSFKLRSIGPGSLGLYYDGTNFGSDTVDISLFKVQDFERYGNLKMEANIEYRFHLFSYFDGAIFADAGNIWQLYYTDDLTKSGVFDFKRFYKEIAVGTGFGLRLDLSYFVLRLDLGVPILDPRQPEQGRWVFKNTNPLSSKWRRNNLTLNLGFGYPF
- a CDS encoding methyltransferase, coding for MSNPHFSFKQFSIQQNNCPMKISIDSVLLGAWASINANASQVLDIGTGTGILALMVAQQHPHLHITAIEPHEVAYHQALQNIAASPWANRVKVLPHSLQTTNPPPFFDAFIANPPYFSKSKLPAKNDRALARHTVNLNLNSLFYYSGQLAQPQAVFYLILPIAQQNQLLFYAQKNQWCIQHIIQVITRQGKPPARILVELKKQEPASAISKNPLVSQICLYHQNGQPTAIYKNLTKAFYLAF